In one window of Mytilus trossulus isolate FHL-02 chromosome 7, PNRI_Mtr1.1.1.hap1, whole genome shotgun sequence DNA:
- the LOC134725209 gene encoding monocarboxylate transporter 12-like — protein MGEECSDDTESVTKSIRHGKVKPPDGGWDWVIVFSAFMINVITDGCSYSFGVLYVFLLDYFQESRSTTAWIGSVFCAVPLLCGPIASVVTNRLGFRKATIIGGLITAMGFISSAFVHSVGAMAVTYGCIAGLGISMPYLNSIVVVAMYFEKKRTLATGISECGAGIGTLIFAPLYEYLIMSYSWRGAVLIIGAISLNIVVCGAVFKPLEGAQEYTEVQDSECDDKAFIEEDQADHDHELLPIDDGFVVTKFLKSQDIYNSNPSLVLESNSVLGASVATSPSIVRAAVSCHDIHETTKPQCKRTNKPLIDISIFKNARFVMFTFSSIILYFWYDVPYVFTVDRAKNFGITEKRASYMVAVIGISHTLGNLLYGFLGDRKQINRRYLYSGSLLLTGIVLTIVPIFTTFLPCTILAGLFGLLSASAEALTSVIIVDILGIDKLTDAYGVVMFLQGVSNLVGPPVAGWLYDTSGSYDKTFYSAGSCIGISGIIVLLTSFIKQKKEPRQND, from the exons atggGAGAAGAATGCAGCGATGATACGGAATCGGTGACTAAATCAATACGACATGGTAAGGTCAAACCTCCGGACGGCGGATGGGATTGGGTGATTGTGTTTTCTGCATTTATGATCAACGTAATAACTGACGGATGTTCTTATTCGTTTGGagtattgtatgtttttcttttggaCTATTTTCAAGAATCAAGGAGTACAACTGCATGGATCGGATCCGTATTTTGTGCTGTTCCTTTGCTTTGTGGGCCAATCGCAAGTGTCGTTACAAACCGACTCGGTTTTAGAAAAGCGACTATAATTGGTGGACTGATTACTGCAATGGGCTTCATATCAAGTGCCTTTGTCCATTCCGTAGGTGCTATGGCGGTGACATATGGTTGTATAGCCGGTCTTGGTATTTCTATGCCTTATTTGAACTCAATTGTTGTGGTTGCGatgtattttgaaaagaaaaggaCCCTTGCTACAGGAATTTCAGAATGTGGCGCCGGTATTGGAACGTTAATTTTTGCTCCTTTATATGAATATCTAATTATGTCATATAGTTGGCGTGGTGCTGTCTTGATTATTGGTGctatttctttaaacattgtAGTCTGTGGTGCTGTCTTTAAACCTCTTGAAGGTGCTCAGGAATATACTGAAGTTCAAGATTCAGAATGTGATGATAAAGCATTTATTGAAGAAGATCAAGCGGATCATGATCATGAATTACTTCCAATTGACGATGGTTTTGTAGTGACAAAATTTCTTAAATCACAAGACATTTATAACTCAAATCCTAGTCTCGTTTTGGAGTCAAATTCAGTGTTAGGGGCGTCTGTTGCCACTTCTCCGTCTATAGTCAGGGCAGCTGTTAGCTGCCATGATATCCACGAAACTACAAAACCTCAATGCAAACGAACGAACAAACCCCTAATTgacatttctatttttaaaaatgctaGATTTGTCATGTTTACATTCTCCAGCATTATTCTGTATTTTTGGTATGACGTGCCTTACGTATTCACCGTAGACAGGGCTAAGAATTTTGGCATTACAGAAAAGAGGGCTTCGTATATGGTTGCCGTAATCGGAATCTCGCACACTTTGGGAAATCTGCTTTATGGTTTCCTTGGTGATAGAAAGCAAATAAATCGACGATATTTATATAGTGGAAGTTTGTTATTGACAGGTATAGTTTTAACTATAGTTCCAATATTTACAACGTTTCTTCCTTGCACAATACTTGCCGGACTTTTTGGACTCTTGTCTGCTTCCGCCGAGGCACTCACTTCCGTGATAATTGTAGACATCTTGGGAATTGATAAATTAACTGATGCCTATGGAGTTGTAATGTTTCTTCAGGGAGTGTCTAATTTAGTCGGGCCACCAGTAGCGG gatGGTTATACGACACGTCTGGTAGCTATGACAAGACATTTTATTCCGCAGGCAGCTGTATCGGTATTTCCGGTATTATTGTGTTGCTTACATCTTTCATAAAACAGAAGAAAGAACCACGccaaaatgattaa